A window of the Gossypium hirsutum isolate 1008001.06 chromosome A05, Gossypium_hirsutum_v2.1, whole genome shotgun sequence genome harbors these coding sequences:
- the LOC121229571 gene encoding protein SRG1 produces the protein MDLKVENGCIKEDNGLGWGKSLPVQSVQEIVTNAYQSVPERYIQEIKDRPSSISSESLQASLQIPIIDFSLLAKGDEHETRKLDLACKEWGFFQIRNHGVQVKILQTMKAAMAAFFELPLMEKKKYAMGANDLEGYGQAYVVSEEQKLDWCDLVALKTLPLEQRNLNFWPLNLPGFKEAVEEYSIEVQKVAEEINANLSILMGIERDGLKRYQGELKQLMRMNYYPPCSSPDLVFGVSPHSDGGSLTVLLQDDDVIGLQIKHKGEWIPVKPIPNALVVNISDAIEIMSNGVYKSTEHRAITNEKKARISAAAFAHVDDELEIGPLDSMVDDPHRPPMYKKIKYIDYIRQVLARKMDGKDHTDLVKIQT, from the exons ATGGACCTAAAGGTTGAAAATGGATGTATTAAAGAAGATAATGGACTGGGATGGGGCAAATCTTTGCCAGTCCAAAGTGTTCAAGAAATAGTGACGAATGCGTATCAGTCAGTCCCTGAAAGATACATTCAAGAAATCAAGGACAGGCCATCCTCCATTTCTTCTGAGAGCCTTCAAGCCTCACTTCAAATCCCAATCATAGATTTCTCATTGTTAGCCAAAGGTGATGAACATGAAACAAGGAAACTAGATCTTGCTTGCAAGGAATGGGGATTCTTTCAG ATAAGGAATCATGGTGTGCAAGTGAAGATCCTGCAGACGATGAAGGCAGCAATGGCGGCTTTCTTTGAGTTGCCATTAATGGAGAAAAAGAAGTATGCAATGGGTGCAAATGATCTTGAAGGATACGGACAAGCCTATGTAGTTTCAGAGGAACAAAAGCTTGATTGGTGTGACCTCGTTGCATTAAAGACTCTTCCTCTTGAACAAAGGAATTTAAACTTTTGGCCACTCAATTTACCAGGTTTCAA AGAGGCAGTGGAAGAATACTCGATAGAAGTACAAAAGGTAGCTGAGGAAATCAATGCAAACTTATCCATACTAATGGGGATTGAAAGAGATGGATTGAAAAGGTATCAAGGGGAGCTGAAACAACTAATGAGAATGAACTATTATCCGCCATGTTCAAGTCCTGATCTTGTGTTTGGTGTTAGCCCTCATTCTGATGGAGGCTCACTAACTGTGCTTCTGCAAGATGATGATGTCATTGGCCTCCAAATTAAGCACAAGGGAGAGTGGATCCCTGTTAAACCAATTCCTAATGCTCTTGTGGTCAACATCAGTGATGCTATCGAG ATTATGAGCAATGGAGTGTACAAAAGCACAGAACACCGAGCTATTACAAACGAGAAGAAAGCAAGGATTTCAGCGGCGGCATTCGCACATGTAGATGATGAACTGGAAATCGGCCCACTTGATTCAATGGTGGATGATCCCCATCGTCCTCCAATGTATAAGAAGATTAAGTATATTGACTATATCAGGCAAGTTTTGGCTCGCAAAATGGATGGCAAAGATCACACTGATCTAGTGAAGATACAAACCTGA